In Marisediminicola antarctica, one DNA window encodes the following:
- the glpK gene encoding glycerol kinase GlpK, which translates to MADYVLSIDQGTTSSRAIIFDKAGSIVSTGQLEHEQIFPKAGWVEHDPMEIWNNTREVIGQALSKANLTRHDIASVGITNQRETAVVWDKNTGKPVYNAIVWQDTRTQSIVDRLAADGGVERFKAQVGLPLATYFSGTKIVWILENVEGAREKADAGELLFGTTDSWVLWNLTGGTDGGVHATDVTNASRTMFMDLETLQWDADILAVFDVPASMLPEIRSSSEVYGTVHTSSLLREVPVAGILGDQQAATFGQAAFDTGESKNTYGTGNFLIFNTGEEIVHSKNGLLTTVGYKLGDAPAHYALEGAIAVTGSLIQWLRDNLGLIKSADEVEALANTVDDNGGAYFVPAFSGLFAPYWRPDARGALVGLTRFVNKGHIARAALEATAFQTREVLDAVNADSGVDCVELKVDGGMIANNTLMQFQADILGVPVVRPVVAETTALGAAYAAGLAVGFWSNLDELRQNWQEDSRWTPNMEDSERDRQMRNWKKAVTKTFDWVDDDVN; encoded by the coding sequence ATGGCTGACTATGTACTTTCGATCGACCAGGGCACGACCAGTTCACGCGCCATCATCTTCGACAAGGCGGGGTCGATCGTTTCGACCGGCCAGCTCGAGCACGAGCAGATCTTCCCGAAGGCGGGCTGGGTCGAGCACGACCCGATGGAGATCTGGAACAACACGCGCGAGGTCATCGGGCAGGCGCTGTCGAAGGCGAACCTGACCCGTCACGACATTGCGTCGGTCGGTATCACGAACCAGCGCGAGACCGCGGTGGTGTGGGACAAGAACACCGGAAAGCCGGTCTACAACGCGATCGTCTGGCAGGACACCCGCACCCAGAGCATCGTGGACCGCCTCGCGGCCGATGGCGGCGTGGAGAGGTTCAAGGCCCAGGTCGGCCTGCCGCTGGCGACGTACTTCTCCGGAACGAAGATCGTCTGGATCCTCGAGAACGTCGAGGGAGCCCGCGAGAAGGCGGATGCCGGCGAGCTGCTGTTCGGCACGACCGACAGCTGGGTGCTGTGGAACCTGACCGGGGGCACCGACGGCGGCGTCCACGCGACCGACGTCACCAACGCGAGCCGCACGATGTTCATGGATCTGGAGACGCTGCAGTGGGATGCCGACATCCTCGCCGTCTTCGACGTCCCCGCGTCGATGCTGCCGGAGATCCGCTCCTCGTCCGAGGTGTATGGCACCGTGCACACCTCGAGCCTGTTGCGGGAGGTTCCCGTTGCGGGCATCCTGGGCGACCAGCAGGCGGCAACGTTCGGGCAGGCGGCGTTCGACACGGGCGAGTCGAAGAACACCTACGGCACGGGCAACTTCCTGATCTTCAACACCGGTGAGGAGATCGTGCACTCCAAGAACGGTCTGCTGACCACGGTCGGCTACAAGCTCGGCGATGCCCCGGCACACTACGCACTCGAGGGTGCCATCGCGGTGACCGGGTCGCTGATCCAGTGGCTGCGTGACAACCTCGGGCTGATCAAGTCCGCCGACGAGGTCGAAGCGCTCGCGAACACCGTCGACGACAACGGTGGCGCGTACTTCGTCCCGGCGTTCTCCGGCCTGTTCGCCCCGTACTGGCGGCCGGACGCCCGCGGCGCCCTGGTCGGACTGACCCGGTTCGTGAACAAGGGCCACATCGCCCGGGCCGCCCTGGAGGCGACCGCGTTCCAAACCCGCGAGGTGCTGGATGCCGTCAACGCCGACTCCGGCGTCGACTGCGTCGAACTCAAGGTCGACGGCGGCATGATCGCCAACAACACGCTCATGCAGTTCCAGGCCGACATCCTCGGAGTCCCGGTGGTGCGCCCCGTCGTCGCGGAAACCACCGCCCTCGGCGCCGCCTACGCCGCCGGCCTCGCGGTCGGGTTCTGGTCGAACCTGGACGAGCTGCGCCAGAACTGGCAGGAAGACTCCCGCTGGACCCCCAACATGGAAGACTCCGAACGCGACCGCCAGATGCGCAACTGGAAGAAGGCCGTCACCAAGACCTTCGACTGGGTCGACGACGACGTCAACTAA